A window of the Malaclemys terrapin pileata isolate rMalTer1 chromosome 6, rMalTer1.hap1, whole genome shotgun sequence genome harbors these coding sequences:
- the NSA2 gene encoding ribosome biogenesis protein NSA2 homolog, translating to MPQNDYIELHRKRYGYRLDYHEKKRKKEGREAHERSKKAKKLIGLKAKLYHKQRHAEKIQMKKTIKMHEKRNTKQKNDERTPEGAVPAYLLDREGQSRAKVLSNMIKQKRKEKAGKWEVPVPKVRAQGETEVLKVIRTGKRKKKAWKRMVTKVCFVGDGFTRKPPKYERFIRPMGLRFKKAHVTHPELKATFCLPILGVKKNPSSPLYTTLGVITKGTVIEVNVSELGLVTQGGKVIWGKYAQVTNNPENDGCINAVLLV from the exons Atg CCACAGAACGATTACATAGAATTACACCGCAAGCGATATGGCTATCGCTTGGATTACCatgagaagaagaggaagaaggagGGCCGTGAGGCTCATGAACGGTCAAAGAAGGCCAAGAAATTGATTGGGTTGAAAGCCAAACTCTACCATAAGCAGCGCCATGCTGAGAAGATACAAATGAAAAAGAC CATTAAGATGCATGAAAAGAGAAACACCAAGCAAAAGAATGATGAGAGAACCCCAGAAGGAGCTGTGCCAGCATACCTGCTGGATAGAGAGGGCCAGTCCCGGGCTAAAGTTCTCTCCAACATGATCAAACAGAAACGAAAAGAAAAAGCT GGGAAATGGGAAGTTCCTGTGCCAAAAGTCCGTGCACAAGGAGAAACAGAAGTTTTAAAGGTGATCCGTACgggaaagagaaagaagaaggcCTGGAAGAGGATGGTTACCAAAGTCTGCTTTGTTGGGGATGGCTTTACTCGAAAACCTCCTAAATATGAACGATTTATTCGACCAATG GGCTTACGTTTCAAGAAGGCTCATGTAACACATCCTGAACTTAAAGCTACTTTTTGTCTACCAATACTTGGTGTAAAGAAGAATCCCTCTTCCCCTTTGTACACAACGTTGGGTGTAATTACCAAAGGTACCGTTATTGAGGTGAATGTGAGTGAGCTTGGCCTTGTGACACAAGGGGGCAAAGTTATCTGGG gGAAGTATGCACAGGTAACCAACAATCCAGAAAATGATGGTTGTATTAATGCAGTCCTGCTTGTTTAA